From Sceloporus undulatus isolate JIND9_A2432 ecotype Alabama chromosome 6, SceUnd_v1.1, whole genome shotgun sequence, one genomic window encodes:
- the LOC121932977 gene encoding sulfotransferase 1C2-like: protein MMDLQSGMESLDPDSVKFSKLTDIEGIYLFKDTVEQWEVIHNFKARPDDLLICTYPKSGTTWMQEIVDMIQNGGDPEKCAWAPIYQRMPFIELCFPKPVPTGVEEAEAMPSPRTLKTHLPVHLLPPSFWEQNCKIIYVARNAKDNAVSYFHFHRMDNMIPDPGRWDEFLETFIAGKVMWGSWFDHVRGWWEAKDRHPILYLFYEDMKEDPAKEIQKVAHFLGTDLSEPVLNRIVQHTKFESMKTNPMANHRTLPSFIFDQTVSPFMRKGIVGDWKDHFTVAQSERLDNLCAQKLKGSSLTFRTQL, encoded by the exons ATGATGGATCTCCAATCAGGAATGGAAAGTTTGGACCCTGACTCAGTCAAGTTCTCAAAGCTCACGGATATTGAGGGAATCTATTTATTCAAAGATACTGTGGAGCAGTGGGAGGTGATACATAACTTCAAAGCTCGTCCTGATGATCTTCTTATTTGCACTTACCCTAAATCAG GGACTACCTGGATGCAGGAAATAGTGGATATGATCCAGAATGGGGGAGACCCAGAGAAATGTGCTTGGGCCCCCATCTACCAACGTATGCCCTTCATAGAGCTATGCTTTCCAAAACCCGTCCCTACAG GTGTTGAAGAAGCAGAGGCAATGCCCTCTCCACGCACACTCAAAACACATCTCCCAGTTCATCTCCTGCCACCTTCTTTTTGGGAACAGAATTGCAAG ATCATTTATGTGGCCAGGAATGCCAAAGACAATGCTGTCTCCTATTTCCACTTCCACCGCATGGATAACATGATTCCTGACCCTGGAAGATGGGATGAGTTTCTGGAGACTTTCATTGCAGGGAAGG TTATGTGGGGTTCCTGGTTTGACCATGTTCGGGGTTGGTGGGAGGCCAAGGACCGTCATCCAATTCTATACCTCTTTTATGAAGATATGAAAGAG GATCCAGCCAAGGAAATCCAGAAGGTAGCTCACTTCCTGGGAACAGATCTCTCCGAACCAGTTCTGAACCGAATTGTGCAGCACACAAAGTTTGAGAGCATGAAAACAAACCCAATGGCTAATCACCGCACCTTGCCTTCCTTCATCTTTGATCAAACTGTGTCCCCCTTCATGAGAAAAG GCATTGTTGGAGACTGGAAAGATCACTTCACTGTGGCTCAAAGTGAACGGCTGGATAACCTCTGTGCCCAGAAACTCAAAGGCAGCAGCCTGACCTTTCGCACACAGCTATAA